CGAGGTAGACTTCCCGACCACTTGCCCCAGCTTGGCCCTGCCCTCCACTGGAAGGTTATGGCCCCCATAACAGAGGACCTTGAGCGGCAGTTGCCGCAACTCGTTTCGACACTTGCATCAAGAGCTTCAACTTTGATCATTGCCAGCAGCAGATACTTTCACAGTATATGAAATATCGATTGGCAGTTCAAGGCTGCTGCCTGCTAGTTTTGTAATGCTCCTGACTACCAACTTGGAATGTGGAGGGAAGGATGGACCCCGAATCCCATGTTGATGAGGATGAGAGTGAGATGCACGCATAGAGGACCCTGGGGGTTGTCAGGCTATTCTCTCACTGATTTTCCGGTAAGTATTTTTCTATCCAGTAATCGTTTGCAGCATATGATCCCAAAATCATAACGCAACTACGCGTAGTGAAGTTCTTGTGCTGGAGCCGAGGCATTAAACTAGCAGTGTCTAATGAAAAATATACCAGTCGTATTTAACACAGAAAGCAGCACCTAACAATTGGTGTAACAAAAAACTGATGTTATCAATGATTCTCATGTTCACAAACAGAAACCCCGTGATATAATTGATGGATTACGAGTTAGTCAAGATTCACAAGAAAAATGGAAGAGCATATACTGAATTGTTGCTTCTAAGAAAGGTGTGCACCATAGTTGAGATAGTTTAAAACAGTCGCTTACCTCCAATGCTAACCCAACTATTCTGGAACTAGAGCTGTTGTCCAGTCCTTTGCCATGAGTTGAAATAACAGAGGATATCCACGACAGAAGGCCACAATTTTTTACTAAATGCTGAGCTAGAACTGGCAGCTTCACACACTTCTTTAGCACCTACATGCAAAGGGAGCATTCTAAATGGGATAATACTGATTTATTATATTTCAGAAGACAAGAGAAATAGCACATATCACAGGAAAAGATCATACATGCCAATATGGACACGATCAAATCAAATAACAGTACAAAATATGCATGAAATGTTGCTTAATGTCAAGTGCGGCACAGAAAGGTATACTGATGTTTGGAAACAACTCTATTTATCACACATTGCTATACTTCTTAAGTTCTGTATTTCAGGGTGTGCTTCAGCTCTTGGCACATACAAAAGTAAGACAGGATAGTAAGTATATAAAAGGGTCCTTGTACTGCTGCACACTAACTCCTTAACGTAACGCACATAGTAACTTTGAAGTTTAGTGCATCATCATACACATCCTAAAGTCAAATATATGCTAATAAAAAATTAGTGTTACCTGAAGGATTAAATGCTTTGATTCAGAATCTGAAATAGCTGAAGAACAAAAGGCAAGAGCAAGCTCTAAAACACTTTTGTTCTTGCATATCGTAGCATCATCAGCTAGATTTGATCCAGCGTATAATAAGCGAAGCATCCACAATCGATCAGCTTTGAAATGCACAGAACTActcttcaataatgttggaaataaTGGAATGCTCTGCAAAAAAGAAGTGGTAAAGATAAACGTAAAATGATATTCATAGCTCAGGATAGTTAACATGTGCAAGGAAAAATAACCGACCCACCTGCATATCGACAGAGGCTGAATTCATCAAATATTTGCTTATGGTATTGAACTGAGTATGCGAGCTATCCAGCAGTGTCAATGATGCTTCTGCGGCAAAAAtagcaataatggaaggtatcCTCTGCCATGGTTTGGATATTCCATTCTGTAGATATGTCAAAAGAAGCTGGAGCTGCCATTTTTCCTTGCTTTTCTGAGAAGCCTGCACATGTCACAGGTGTACAACATAATATAAAATGGACTTCCCAAATAAAATTACGGGCACAAAATTTGTTCTGTACTCGAGCATTAAATTGCTCCCAGAATGTTGATAAAGATAATCTTTCACAGCAGTTCGAATGCACCAAGAAAATGTGAAGTACTGCTGGAACATGGATATATTGATGCAAGAACATGATTTTGTTTATAAAAGTTAGAGCAATATAACGGCTATAGATTATGAAATTTATATTGGAAACCCAAGCCAAATTTTATACTGATGCTATAGCTGGCAACTAAGCAAGTAGAACATAACTGACAATCACAGGCAGAGCAGGGTAATAATTGATGAGATACTTAGAATCAATAAACAAGTAAACTGATAAATATCAGGATCTTCAAACTAGCACAGCATTACCTCGAGTGATTTTTTGAATGTATTTAGAGATTCATAACCCAGCTTTCTCAATTCTTCATCAGGAGATGATATGCAAACAAGCGTAATGGCAAGCAGACCAACTCGAGAGAACTCAGCAGGCTCAATGTAACCCATGAGAAGAGTATGAATCGAGAAACGCAAGATAAACATAGGATCATAAATCCGAACCATATCCGTGCTTTGAGATGTTGTCTGTCAATCAATGTTAAGAGTGGTTTAGTACCATGAGGTAACATGTGAAGCCGGGTGGACAAAAATAGTGCAACCACGAAAGCATAAAAAGAACAATAatgaagccaaaaccctaattggAACCACTATTCAACAAATTACCTTCAAAATATCACCAAATTTGTCCAGACGAAGCTGTTCTAGTGAGAACACACAAGTCCTTGTAGACCTTTTGTAGCAAAATTGCAAGACTGTCATGACACAGAGCTTAGAATCAATTGGTATGTTCTCCCGAAATAGAGCCCTTCGCCTACTATTACTTTCTGTGTTCTCTGTTTTGTGGATTTCTGATATTGAAGAATCTAGTTTCAGTTCTTCTCTATATTTAACAGCTGCACTCCCCCATAGATGATCCATTTCAGCGATAGTTTTGCACTCATGTGACTCTATCTCATTCATAAGATTAAATATCTCCAGATCTGTTTCGCTAAGAGTTGCACCATAAACAGATAAAAGCAAGAAACTTAGCTCTTTTGATTCATTCAATAGGCCATTACTCTGTTGTCTACTCTTAATATCATACAGTATCCTGAGTAATCTGATGATTTCTATTTTTCTCTTTTCTGCTATGCAAATATGGAACTCGTTTTCTTTAGTGAAAAGAGAATCGACTGATTTTAAAATGCCTGGTGCTGGCTGTAGAAGGCTCCCTGTAGCATTAAATGCAGATGAATATTCAGAAACTTCACTGCAGGTTATTGATGACAGAAAATGGGAGTGGCCCAGTATGAGCTCAAGAATTTCATCAGCAGGAAACTTCCCTTCTGATAATACAACAAGAACACATCGAATTGCTTTTAGTGTGACATGATCATTGAACCTGTGCAAGAGAGATGATCTGATGAATTGGTTAAGGAAAGGTATTGACTTCAATTGGTTCAGATGAGTTTGAATCTCTGAAGACAGTTCGATAATATTCTTGAGAACTGTATATTCCAAAGAACAGATGACCCTTTGTTGTTTATCAGAGTGTGATAAGCCATCACAGCGGGGGAAATTCCTGAGTATTTGATCCAAAGTTCTGACCAAGATGCTTATGAAATTCAGCTTAGCATTGCTCACTCTCTTGGACTCCCTGTCTGATGCTGTCTCATTAGACGACAATCTTCTGGGAGGAGACAGCAACAACCTAATCAATGATATCTTTGCAAGCAATTCATTAGTAAGCTTCACATGACCTTTGTGAGAGTCAGGATTAATATCATTGACATCAAAATCTAATAGGGCAGAAGATTGTGGACAAAGTGAAGCAACTATTTCCAAGCGTTGCTTCCGGGGCATTTCTTTTAAAGACAAGCAGTAGTGCAACATGGTAACAGACTTCCCCAAGAGAGTGTCACTGAAATGATCCATCATATCTGGAACTGATTCATGTTGAAAGTCACCAAAATTTTCCTCAAAAATGGTCCTAGTAATAAAACTTTTCCAACATGGAAACCCATTATCACCTAACAGCATTTCACAGTAAAATTTTGCAAGTGGCTCAAGGAATTCAGCACACTGCATATGGCCATCACTGTGATGCCTCATGTATGACAAAGCAGCaggcagcagaagtatagagctaTCCGCATGAGCCCATGAAGAATCAGAATTGTAATCCATGCCTTGCAGAATAGAAGTGTCTTCTTCTAGAActttcatcaacatctggccaaaaaaGTTCATGTGTATAGGGCTTACTTCCAAAAGCAACCGTAAAACTTTTGCTTTAACCTTAGATGTGGGAAACATACAGTGATGAAGAATTCTAAGGGGAGTGTTGGTGGCCATGGTAGATAACATCATGTGGAATGCAGTATATTCAGTGTTCTGTCCTGCAGATCTTTCTGCATTATGGATACGAATCAACATCTTCAGCAAGCAAACATCAGCAGATTCAAGATTCAGTTTAGCAGTAAAATGGAGAATGAAATGATATACTCGCTGAATGGTGGCAATATCTGAACTTCGAATCTCCAAGCCCCATAATTGACAGGATTCTGATCTCTGATCAGTTTGTTGTAGATAATCATACAGTAATTCCATGGCAATATCAGCAACAGATAGACATACAAAAGCAGCAGGGGCAAATGCAGCTGAACAACTCGACCCACGACTTTCTAACTCTGAGAACATCCAATTTACAAGTTCTAGAAGTCTGACAGGGGACATGAATTTTTTCAATGCCCGAACCATGTAGGAATTTGGCAAAAGCAGTCCAAAGTTTCCATTGTCCATGCAGACTTGAAATTTATCCTTGAACAACAGCAGTATTTTTCCTAGCATGGCCTTTGGGGAAGCAAACAGCGACTCTAAGGACTGACCATCATTTTCAGCCAACAGCAAAAGGTCATATAGTTTACTAAGAAGATTCACAACAAAACCATCTACAAGGTGCAGATTTTCCTTTGAAAAACTAGTAAATGCTTCTTCCACATGTTCCGCACTCCCATCTGTCAAGTCCGGGCAATTGGATAAGGAACATGGCAGGTCAATAGTAGGATGGTGGAGAACCGATTCAACAATATCTTGGAAACATTCCGCTGAAGCATTCAAGTCAGCAGTATCAGCAGCCAAAACTCGGATGCGCTCAAATATGCTATCAACAAGAGTGGAGCATACATGGCAAAGTTCTTCAAGAACATTTGAACCCTTCCTAGTGTATGACAACAGCAAGCGATGGCTCCAGAATAATATGACTCTCAGATTAAATGTCAGCTCACTGATTGTGCTTTCATAAAGCTTAGCTCGAATAAGTCGGACAAGTGCATCAAGTAGCAATGCATGTGCCTCCCCAGTTTTAGCTGGCCCAGAGAACACAAGGCTTAATACTGAAGGTAAGAGTGCACAGAACGGAGTCACATTTAGGAATGTACTCAATGCAGGTAATTCTGCAGAAATTGAGTGGTTTTGACATTTGCCCTCATCAACATCAAGATTACCCTCGATCTGTCTGAGACTACAGAAGAAAATATCCGGCCAACAAGTAGCAATTTCAGCTAGGTAATCATGTTGCAGATAAAGAACTGACGACAAGAATTGCATATGAGAAGGACAGTGTGTTTTCACAACATCAAGAAGCTCTGGAAAGCTACAGATAATGTCCTGTGGAGCTGCACACATGATTGAAAATAAGAATGCAGTCGCTACATCATCTGGCAAATTAGTGTGTTGCTGGCTTAACATTTCTTGAACCTTTCTAATCACAGAGGACAAAGAGTTTGAATGAAGTTCAGAAGAATGTTCCACAGCTGTGAACAAACTAGAATTTTGTTGGTCCAAGATATTCCTAGAGATATGCAACAAATTAATGAATGGCCTCCATTCAGCAATATAAATCCTAGACTGTAGTTCTTCCGGTGAAAAAATATCAAATCTCTGATTCAGAACAGCACCAATAAGGTCAAGCAATAATTGAGCATCTACCTGTTTGAACATCATCGGATCAGTCACTTGGACATGCAATTATTAGGGTAAATAGGCAAGAGAGCTGTAGGCAACATAAATGATATACCTGGGACTGCAGAATAAGGTAGATTGTGTTGCACACATATAATGAAATTGTCGACTTCTCATGTACTTTCATACCTCCAGACTCAGAGTCAAGTAGCCTAAGGCATTTCTGAAGAACACAAATAACCAGAGGACTGAAAGCTGGAGAATAGACTACAAACCACACACAGAAAAAAGGTGAGAATATGAATGACTGAATGAACTAGATCTCATTAGGGAATTGTTTAAAAGAAAAGACATGATAATAAGTATCAAAGGAAGACTATGTAACTTAAAGTCAAAGGACAGGTGCAATAAAGTAACACATTTATGATCAGGAAGTGCTAAAGAGTGATCATGAATTTCAAAATGAAGTACAGAAGTCCAAGAAAAGAAGATCTGATTGCAGCATAGTATAAACAAAACAACCATGAGACCAGCAGACAAGTATTTAAGTAAATTTGATGATAACATGATCAGATGATGAAGGGATGCTGGTACAACATAGTGCATAGTACAAACAAGCAACTGCAAGACAAGCAGCCAAGCATTTTGGTAATCTGATGATTTTACATGATCTGATCATATACACATGGAAGACTTTGCGCCCTTAAATGTAGAAGTGTGATAGTTATGCTGTGTTTCAGGTGGGGCGTGAAAGGTTTACTGAAAATCAGTCGTCAATTTTCCATGTTGTTTTGCACCGCGGCCTACAGGTACCGGTAACATTTATATATGGCATTATATCAGATCAAATGGAACCTAACGACCAAGGAAAACAGCTAATGATAGGTAAGAATGTTAAACAGTATGGCATGAATTTCAGAAAAGTGTAATGGCACTCATTCATGTCATGAAGGAAAATAGTACCTTCAAGCTGGCCTGATTTAGAGATGAACTTCCGCATGTAATCTTGGTATTTGTACAAATTGCTCCCAACCATTGAAACAGCATCGCAGAGGAAAGGGATCACAATTTGTGACAATTTATTAGATACTCCAACTCCTAGGCTCTCTCTTACACACCATTTGGCTTCATAACCAGGCAAGAAAACTAACCATGCATCAATCTCCGCAAAGTTCTGATCAAACGCACCAGAACTTGCTAGAGCAGCTTTAACTAAAATGTATGCTTGCTCACGGATGATCTTAACTGGTGAGTGCAACATGATGTCAATCAGTGGTTGCAAATGCTTGTACATTGATTCTGGAACTCTCTCTGGGTCCCAATGTCCCTCGTGTTGCCCTGAATACTCAACTAAAAGTGACAATAAGGAGTGCTGCTCATCCTTGGATAGATCCAACGGATTAGGTGGTATAACCCTAAAGAAGTCAAATGATCCATCAAATGAGCTGGGCATTATCCTCTGAAAGAAAAATTGAAGATAATCAATGCACAGAATTAGATTAGAATGTCAAGGCTATAAGTTGCATTAAAAAAAACACATCCCTTAAAAGTAGACACAGACAACGAAGACAGAGGCTAGGATAGTTGAATGATGAAGTTTATACACATTAAAAGGTATAGAGGAAGCATAATAAAATATAACTATACCTACCAAATAGAGCCGGAGAACATCAAGCAACTTCGAGTGGAAAACACTGTCTACCACTTCTGCATCTTTCATCTCCAGATCTTGCTTATCTAAGCCCCATATCTCACACAGAGTGGTAGCATGATCGCTTGCCAAGTCTTGGTCTTGCTCTTC
The window above is part of the Triticum aestivum cultivar Chinese Spring chromosome 2A, IWGSC CS RefSeq v2.1, whole genome shotgun sequence genome. Proteins encoded here:
- the LOC123190309 gene encoding uncharacterized protein — encoded protein: MEWLGAASASSGEQTKRVGEPKREQNLVKVGMDTWNQSFGASYKIRFVHILKNLHTSEVKIYSDASREFIELLDGDSGGEVLRDYVQQSPRLVELMEAWRLHREKPGMAYILSLFATVLGNPGGKSRQHAFSKKCLDAVARTILEDKDKVGDVYRELNSGEFRRQNAALDLLAAIVRRGAGLASEVAESFDFKMAVVTQLAGIQKKRGGRDGRNQKKGANFGSTRRSLVGFAMSFLEIGNPKLLRWVLQQRELYSGVLRGIGEDDAETVVYVLSTLRDNVLVEESLVPPGLRSVLFGSATLEQLSLISGNLDAGEAADLAHQVLVMVCTDPKNGLMPSSHLRGNEKRLLDLMKKLKSTESVHHKNLLLAIVSKRLSFCAAYMNEFPYNIEPRPSPSWFAAISLAADIISSAKTDSIFHSFLSHDLVSVDDEQVQVVLKCIVPHVCSRAVINRGLQHSDDLVKHGSLRLVFESVNLLCCVTEAINGVVSSVGSTSESSSSTKGKIRMNNFPGLSCSTATDAFLVDKLNQGDQMRVKRWISLREYIQDEVRGAIPDPQVLLKLLSSASQKHQNCSQSRLERRAQASEPPQKKQRCNAIDEDDDIIIGGIDVEWAKDVSEEQDQDLASDHATTLCEIWGLDKQDLEMKDAEVVDSVFHSKLLDVLRLYLRIMPSSFDGSFDFFRVIPPNPLDLSKDEQHSLLSLLVEYSGQHEGHWDPERVPESMYKHLQPLIDIMLHSPVKIIREQAYILVKAALASSGAFDQNFAEIDAWLVFLPGYEAKWCVRESLGVGVSNKLSQIVIPFLCDAVSMVGSNLYKYQDYMRKFISKSGQLEVYSPAFSPLVICVLQKCLRLLDSESGGMKVHEKSTISLYVCNTIYLILQSQVDAQLLLDLIGAVLNQRFDIFSPEELQSRIYIAEWRPFINLLHISRNILDQQNSSLFTAVEHSSELHSNSLSSVIRKVQEMLSQQHTNLPDDVATAFLFSIMCAAPQDIICSFPELLDVVKTHCPSHMQFLSSVLYLQHDYLAEIATCWPDIFFCSLRQIEGNLDVDEGKCQNHSISAELPALSTFLNVTPFCALLPSVLSLVFSGPAKTGEAHALLLDALVRLIRAKLYESTISELTFNLRVILFWSHRLLLSYTRKGSNVLEELCHVCSTLVDSIFERIRVLAADTADLNASAECFQDIVESVLHHPTIDLPCSLSNCPDLTDGSAEHVEEAFTSFSKENLHLVDGFVVNLLSKLYDLLLLAENDGQSLESLFASPKAMLGKILLLFKDKFQVCMDNGNFGLLLPNSYMVRALKKFMSPVRLLELVNWMFSELESRGSSCSAAFAPAAFVCLSVADIAMELLYDYLQQTDQRSESCQLWGLEIRSSDIATIQRVYHFILHFTAKLNLESADVCLLKMLIRIHNAERSAGQNTEYTAFHMMLSTMATNTPLRILHHCMFPTSKVKAKVLRLLLEVSPIHMNFFGQMLMKVLEEDTSILQGMDYNSDSSWAHADSSILLLPAALSYMRHHSDGHMQCAEFLEPLAKFYCEMLLGDNGFPCWKSFITRTIFEENFGDFQHESVPDMMDHFSDTLLGKSVTMLHYCLSLKEMPRKQRLEIVASLCPQSSALLDFDVNDINPDSHKGHVKLTNELLAKISLIRLLLSPPRRLSSNETASDRESKRVSNAKLNFISILVRTLDQILRNFPRCDGLSHSDKQQRVICSLEYTVLKNIIELSSEIQTHLNQLKSIPFLNQFIRSSLLHRFNDHVTLKAIRCVLVVLSEGKFPADEILELILGHSHFLSSITCSEVSEYSSAFNATGSLLQPAPGILKSVDSLFTKENEFHICIAEKRKIEIIRLLRILYDIKSRQQSNGLLNESKELSFLLLSVYGATLSETDLEIFNLMNEIESHECKTIAEMDHLWGSAAVKYREELKLDSSISEIHKTENTESNSRRRALFRENIPIDSKLCVMTVLQFCYKRSTRTCVFSLEQLRLDKFGDILKTTSQSTDMVRIYDPMFILRFSIHTLLMGYIEPAEFSRVGLLAITLVCISSPDEELRKLGYESLNTFKKSLEASQKSKEKWQLQLLLTYLQNGISKPWQRIPSIIAIFAAEASLTLLDSSHTQFNTISKYLMNSASVDMQSIPLFPTLLKSSSVHFKADRLWMLRLLYAGSNLADDATICKNKSVLELALAFCSSAISDSESKHLILQVLKKCVKLPVLAQHLVKNCGLLSWISSVISTHGKGLDNSSSSRIVGLALEVLDALILSRFITEWLQETALEQLSEISQYLYLLVEDGKLLKGDITMLSSILNIIASTMRLSMKRKIYQPHFTLSLNGIFKLCQAIDGNSRSIELKLSMELGTDVVLMNGPLPISSETDKSRAVMVVSWVTSNIFWLCKQKSAVEMSCEEPLNNECLLSKILRWLVASVILGKISRISPEKRGGLATSTNSPGTLQSFLNHSSETVEMVDSHVADEALAAIILYLQGHMKKKSDTLPSVVTALSLLLLDRCSEQVLVDGRGQIETLCSKIHCPAESNPAWRWHYYQPWRDPTLQHTATERMEVEQSCRSLLIMFSNALNAAGLPAGIPVLSVGDIEKSGLFQWERDSVVEQPRA